One window of Mediterraneibacter butyricigenes genomic DNA carries:
- a CDS encoding DUF4230 domain-containing protein, protein MAELRRKEEKRERREGRRFSFSKVKLVAVVVIVALVFAGGMGFRQTLDKMWNKTEVTTDYISGKLENVGELTTQKVTYSARLTVEKGEIPFITKKGFTMVYNATMTAGIKMEDMKIKTADKKVVITVPHATVISNKVDPDSIQFYDEKKALFNWSTKNDVSEAISMAEKDVKENPTVDTEELLNKADEHLEELIHALLDDSVDGREVVVEFE, encoded by the coding sequence ATGGCAGAACTTAGAAGAAAAGAAGAAAAAAGAGAAAGACGGGAAGGAAGAAGATTCTCATTTTCAAAAGTCAAACTGGTTGCAGTGGTGGTAATCGTGGCGCTTGTCTTTGCCGGAGGTATGGGATTTCGTCAAACACTGGATAAGATGTGGAACAAGACAGAAGTGACGACAGACTATATCAGCGGCAAGCTGGAAAATGTAGGAGAACTGACCACGCAGAAAGTTACTTATTCGGCACGGCTGACGGTGGAAAAAGGCGAGATTCCGTTTATCACGAAAAAAGGTTTCACGATGGTTTATAACGCAACGATGACTGCGGGTATCAAGATGGAAGATATGAAGATCAAAACCGCGGACAAGAAAGTGGTGATTACCGTGCCGCACGCAACTGTGATCAGCAATAAAGTAGATCCGGATTCCATTCAGTTCTATGATGAAAAGAAAGCTCTTTTTAACTGGAGCACAAAAAATGACGTTTCAGAAGCAATCTCTATGGCGGAAAAGGATGTGAAGGAGAATCCTACCGTTGATACCGAGGAACTGCTGAATAAGGCGGACGAACATCTGGAAGAACTGATACATGCATTGTTGGATGATTCGGTGGATGGACGCGAAGTTGTGGTGGAATTTGAATAG
- a CDS encoding helix-turn-helix domain-containing protein has translation MGKQSTRENKTIYQLCREAQGLTREKASELMPGLSASRIEKFEYELQEPTPYDIIQMADCYKRPDLCNYYCSHKCTIGERYVPEVEVSELSNIILETIASLNEINPLTGRLIQIARDGKITDDEIKDFAFISQKLDEVSLAVDSLNLWVDKTAGEKGINIELLNEEKSRLRSQSSKPAGSASSVK, from the coding sequence ATGGGAAAACAATCCACACGTGAAAATAAAACAATCTACCAACTTTGCCGGGAAGCTCAGGGGCTGACCCGTGAAAAAGCCAGTGAACTGATGCCGGGACTTTCTGCCTCCCGCATCGAAAAATTTGAATACGAGCTGCAGGAGCCAACTCCCTACGATATCATTCAGATGGCAGACTGCTACAAACGTCCGGATCTGTGCAACTACTACTGTTCCCACAAATGCACCATCGGCGAACGGTATGTGCCGGAAGTGGAAGTCTCTGAACTTTCCAATATCATTCTGGAAACCATTGCCAGCTTAAACGAGATCAATCCGCTGACCGGTCGTTTAATTCAAATCGCCCGTGACGGAAAGATCACGGACGATGAAATCAAAGACTTTGCATTTATCAGCCAGAAGCTGGATGAAGTATCTCTGGCGGTAGATTCCTTAAATCTCTGGGTCGATAAAACTGCCGGAGAAAAAGGAATCAATATTGAACTCCTAAACGAAGAAAAATCCAGACTCCGTTCTCAGAGTTCAAAGCCAGCCGGTTCTGCCAGTTCGGTAAAATAA
- a CDS encoding DNA-deoxyinosine glycosylase translates to MEYEHIVHTFQPVFDEHSEILILGTLPSVKSRENQFYYGHKQNRFWKVLAKICEESIPETIEEKKEMLLRNHIAIWDVIESCDIKGSSDSSIRNVVPTDLSWILEGSQVKKIFANGKKAGALYQKYQQQITGMEAIVLPSTSPANAAWSFERLYEEWKHQLTRNIGSIPAPDHPPVG, encoded by the coding sequence ATGGAATATGAACACATCGTCCACACCTTTCAGCCGGTTTTTGACGAACATTCAGAGATATTGATTCTGGGAACTTTACCATCGGTGAAGTCCAGAGAAAATCAGTTTTATTATGGACATAAACAGAATCGTTTCTGGAAGGTCCTGGCCAAAATATGTGAAGAGTCGATACCGGAAACCATCGAAGAAAAGAAAGAAATGCTGTTGCGTAATCATATTGCAATCTGGGATGTGATTGAAAGCTGTGATATCAAAGGTTCCAGTGACAGCAGTATCAGGAATGTGGTTCCGACAGATCTGAGTTGGATTTTGGAAGGATCACAGGTAAAGAAAATCTTTGCGAATGGGAAGAAGGCGGGAGCGTTATATCAGAAATACCAACAGCAGATAACCGGGATGGAGGCGATAGTGTTGCCCTCTACCAGCCCGGCAAATGCTGCCTGGTCGTTTGAGCGGTTATATGAAGAATGGAAACACCAGCTTACCAGGAATATTGGTTCAATCCCTGCACCAGACCATCCGCCAGTTGGCTGA
- a CDS encoding N-acetylmuramoyl-L-alanine amidase family protein, which translates to MKKLYTSVFCMLLCSCILTACNDKTPLSKLQKGSSSSDSSFRKLISSSLVSHRLSGFFSDSRRDHCTRLFTDAVEEAIAQNASISNPSIPSSNYTNGQQVALDPSWKYADHSAISSGTATIYLATSNRKGKIIGVNAGHGTSGGTAVKTLCHPDGSPKTTGGSTAEGAIQAIAVSSGMTFADGTPEPTVTLRMAQILKEKLLAEGYDVLMVRDGEDVQLDNVARTVLCNHVADCHIALHWDGDGLNYDKGCFYISVPDTLKSMEPVASHWQQHDALGEALVAGLRNIGATIYQNGHMSVDLTQTSYSTIPSVDVELGNAASDHSDSTLSQLADGLVQGLNQYSW; encoded by the coding sequence ATGAAAAAACTATATACTTCCGTTTTCTGTATGCTTCTGTGCAGTTGTATTTTGACTGCATGTAACGATAAAACGCCCCTCTCTAAACTACAGAAAGGTTCCAGCTCTTCCGATTCTTCTTTCCGCAAACTGATATCCTCTTCCTTGGTTTCACACCGGCTATCCGGATTTTTCTCTGATTCCAGAAGAGATCACTGTACCAGACTTTTTACAGATGCTGTGGAAGAAGCGATTGCACAGAACGCTTCCATATCGAATCCCTCTATCCCTTCTTCCAATTACACCAACGGGCAGCAGGTTGCACTGGATCCGTCCTGGAAATATGCGGACCACTCCGCCATCTCTTCTGGAACTGCTACAATTTATCTTGCCACTTCCAACCGAAAGGGAAAGATCATTGGAGTAAATGCAGGTCACGGAACTTCCGGTGGCACCGCGGTAAAAACGCTCTGCCATCCAGACGGGTCCCCAAAGACGACTGGCGGCAGTACCGCAGAAGGTGCCATTCAGGCCATCGCGGTTTCTTCCGGTATGACATTTGCAGATGGTACCCCTGAGCCAACCGTCACACTTCGCATGGCTCAGATTTTAAAAGAAAAACTTCTTGCAGAAGGGTATGATGTCCTGATGGTGCGTGACGGCGAAGATGTCCAACTCGACAATGTGGCACGAACTGTTCTCTGCAATCACGTGGCAGACTGTCATATCGCCCTCCACTGGGATGGCGACGGATTGAACTATGACAAAGGATGTTTCTACATTTCTGTACCGGATACTCTGAAATCCATGGAACCGGTTGCTTCCCACTGGCAGCAGCATGACGCTTTGGGAGAAGCGTTGGTTGCCGGACTTCGTAACATCGGTGCCACCATTTATCAGAATGGTCATATGAGTGTAGATCTGACCCAGACCTCGTACAGTACCATTCCATCCGTCGATGTGGAACTTGGAAATGCAGCCTCTGATCATTCCGATTCCACCCTCAGCCAACTGGCGGATGGTCTGGTGCAGGGATTGAACCAATATTCCTGGTAA
- a CDS encoding AIM24 family protein, translating to MKIRNLENENRKVIKSVDNFHVLEYVKDASVSPMNAADEYFMSQMNVRRRQVVIDLSKDHSAIIQAGAMQWMGGNVQATTGVKGIGDLFGKAIKGAVTKESAVKPEYVGEGCLVLEPTYKYIILEDISKWGAAGMTIEDGMFLACDSNVQSKIVARKNVSSAVLGGEGIFNLSLQGNGVAALESNVPEEELIEIELENDELKIDGNLAVCWSSNLDFTVERTTKTLVGSAVSGEGLVNVYRGTGRVLMCPVAPTDSLFASTNTMAAKAAAKNSNTFGK from the coding sequence ATGAAAATCAGAAATCTGGAAAATGAAAACAGAAAAGTCATTAAAAGTGTAGACAATTTTCACGTATTGGAATATGTGAAAGATGCCAGTGTTTCCCCGATGAATGCGGCGGATGAATACTTTATGAGTCAGATGAATGTACGAAGAAGACAGGTTGTCATTGATCTCAGCAAAGATCATTCTGCAATTATTCAGGCCGGAGCAATGCAGTGGATGGGGGGAAACGTACAGGCAACGACTGGTGTGAAAGGAATCGGGGATCTTTTCGGAAAAGCAATCAAAGGGGCTGTGACAAAAGAATCCGCTGTGAAACCGGAGTATGTAGGAGAAGGATGCCTGGTATTGGAACCGACCTATAAGTATATTATTTTAGAAGACATATCAAAATGGGGTGCAGCAGGAATGACCATCGAGGATGGAATGTTTTTAGCCTGTGATTCTAATGTGCAGAGTAAAATTGTGGCAAGAAAAAATGTATCATCAGCGGTGCTCGGTGGAGAAGGGATTTTCAATCTGAGTCTGCAGGGAAATGGTGTGGCAGCACTGGAGAGCAATGTTCCGGAGGAAGAACTGATCGAGATTGAACTGGAAAATGATGAATTAAAAATTGATGGGAATCTGGCAGTGTGTTGGTCCTCAAATCTGGACTTTACAGTAGAACGCACTACAAAGACACTGGTAGGATCAGCGGTCAGTGGAGAAGGGCTGGTCAATGTATACAGAGGAACCGGAAGAGTCCTGATGTGTCCGGTTGCACCGACAGATTCGCTCTTTGCATCAACAAATACAATGGCAGCCAAAGCAGCTGCAAAGAACAGTAATACTTTCGGAAAATAG